The segment CGGGTCGGGCGTGGGCGTCCCCCGCTTCGTGGACGTCGCGCGCGCCCACCCCGGACGGCCGCTCGGCATCGACGTCAAACCGCCGGGAACGCGCGCCGCGACGGCGCTCTGCGACGCGCTTCGTCGGGAGGGCCGGACGGGCGACGTGGTCGTCGGGAGCTTCCACGAGGACGCCATGGCGGCCTTCCGGGCGGCCTGTCCGGGGGTGGCGACCGCCGCCACCCCCCGTGAGGTGCGCACGTTCGTTCTTCTCGCACGCGCCCGCCTGGCGGGACCCTACCGACCGCCGTTCGACGTCCTGCAGGTGCCCGTCGAGCGGGGCCGCGTTCGGGTCGTCACCCCGGCCGTGGTGCACGCCGCCCACGAGAAAGGCATCCCGGTGCACGCGTGGACGATCGACGACCGCGCGCAGATCGATGGGCTCCTACGGATGGGCGTCGACGGGATCATCGGCGACCGCCCCGATCGCGCCCTCCGCGCGGTGGGGCGTCCCGTCGACGCCGCCCTCCTTCCCCCCGGCGTGACGCCGTAACGCCCCGAGCTCCGCGTGGGCTCGGAGGGGTGGCGTCGGTCCCGAACCGGGCGGCCCCCCATTGCCTTGGGTGCGGTGGTTTGCTACGGTGTTCGGCCAACCG is part of the Trueperaceae bacterium genome and harbors:
- a CDS encoding glycerophosphodiester phosphodiesterase — translated: MATVISPLTYVLATFPAWSRSTMHPTFTDAWPDPPHVIAHRGGGALAPESTLAAFDLAARLGVDALELDVHLSADGELVVIHDATVDRTTDGVGAVADLTWPELARLDAAAAWPPPGGGPPTYRGSGVGVPRFVDVARAHPGRPLGIDVKPPGTRAATALCDALRREGRTGDVVVGSFHEDAMAAFRAACPGVATAATPREVRTFVLLARARLAGPYRPPFDVLQVPVERGRVRVVTPAVVHAAHEKGIPVHAWTIDDRAQIDGLLRMGVDGIIGDRPDRALRAVGRPVDAALLPPGVTP